In the Budorcas taxicolor isolate Tak-1 chromosome 1, Takin1.1, whole genome shotgun sequence genome, GGCAGAGACAACAGTGCTGCACTCCTGAGGTGCAGCACTCAGATACCAGACGCCTCCACCAGCCAGGACAACACAGCCCTCACCTCACCACCAGCCAGATCCTGAAACAGCTCAGACCAGTGCACCTCCTCTAGCCTCCTCCATCACCCCGGACAAGGCTGAACCCAGCGACGCCTCCCAGCTGGCCTCTCCCCGAGGCATCCTCACTCCCACCCCAACAACCACCCCAGTCATGTCAGCCAGGATGAGCAACTCAGAACTCAGACCAGAGATGCAGAGAGCAGACTAGTGGTTtccagaggcaggagggaggaggtgaaatgggtgaagggggtcaaaaggtaccaacttccagttataagatgaatgagTCCTAAGGATGTATAGTACAGCATGGCGACCACAATGCATGGTGAATAATATTGTATTGTACGTGTAAAACCTGCCGAGAGTAAGTCATACAAGTTCTGATCACAGGTACACAGAGATGTTAACTACACTCAGTGTGGTGATCATTTcctgaaatataaaaatcaaatcactatgttgaacACCTAAAACTAACGTAatgtgtcaattatacctcaactgAAAAAAAGCTGCAATCCAGCCAAGCCACTCCCTGTGCAAAAGCCCTCACTCAGAGGCTGCTCTCTGCACAATGCCTGCCCCATCTGGCCTCTCCAGCCTCCCTTTTGCCATTGTGGGCCTGTGCTCAGCCTTCCAGAAGGCCTGTAATTCCCTGAGAGAGCACACTATCTATCCCACTAGGTCCCAGCAGTTGGTGCCCCAAACACTTTTCCAGCCCACACCTCCACCCACTACCTGGCTACCACCAGGAATCAGCTTAGCTAGATaaggcctcctccaggaagctttacCCCCAGGCTGAGTTAAACGTCACCCTATGGGTGCACATGGCCCCTGTCCTTCCCTGACCGGAGGACTGGCCTTGTTCTCTCTGTGGCTGTAAAGTCCAGGAGGGCAGGAACCTTCACCTGTTTGCCATCCTGTCAGCAGGCACCCAGTAAATCTTTTCAAGATTACTGCCATTCCAATTCCCTAGGATCATAAAATAATAGAATTTCAGAGTCTCCTGGCCAGCCTGTAACTTACAGATTAAATCAGTCAACTCCTCAGAGCCTCTTCTCCCCCCATAAATCAGAGGACTGGACCAGCTCTTATGCCTCACAACTGTAGGGCAACACCAGCCATCACCTGAGAGCTGGccagaaatgcagagtctcaggccccaCCTGGACTCACAGGGGTCTGAAGTCCCGTGGGCACGGCCCAGGCACTAGCTTTAACAGGCCACTCAGGGGGTTCTGACCCTTAAGAAACCGGTGATGCTGTGACTTGAGGCTTCCCCGTCCTGCCCCTGCAGGTGGATTTTGAAGACGTGATCGCGGAGCCCGTGGGCACCTACAGCTTTGACGGCGTGTGGAAGGTGAGCTACACcaccttcactgtctccaagtACTGGTGCTACCGCCTGCTGTCCACACTGCTGGGCGTCCCACTGGCCCTGCTCTGGGGCTTCCTGTTCGCCTGCATCTCCTTCTGCCACATCTGGGCGGTGGTGCCCTGCATCAAGAGCTACCTGATCGAGATCCAGTGCATCAGCCACATCTACTCACTCTGCATCCGCACCTTCTGCAACCCACTCTTCGCCGCCCTGGGCCAGGTCTGCAGCAACATCAAGGTGATGCTGCGGAAGGAAGTGTGAGGCCGGGTGGGCGATGGGGCggcggggcaggggagcctgctgCTCGTGGGGCTGCTGGTGGCTCTTTCTCCTTGGGGACCACTGCTGCCCCCCAAGATGGGAGGACACAGAGTaggaaaaccagaaagaaaagacagtccACCACGGAAGCACAGTGGGCTTCCCTCTGCCCCCTGCCGTACCACGACGCCCCCGTGACTGGGCGCCAGGAAGATC is a window encoding:
- the CAV3 gene encoding caveolin-3; amino-acid sequence: MMAEERTDLEAQIVKDIHFKEIDLVNRDPKNINEDIVKVDFEDVIAEPVGTYSFDGVWKVSYTTFTVSKYWCYRLLSTLLGVPLALLWGFLFACISFCHIWAVVPCIKSYLIEIQCISHIYSLCIRTFCNPLFAALGQVCSNIKVMLRKEV